In Halapricum desulfuricans, a single window of DNA contains:
- a CDS encoding LEA type 2 family protein, giving the protein MVLSLAKRLLKLVGVLFVLGVVLVALGFATGILGVPSVTVDDPGEWGTTTEETTDIETTIRVENPNPLGISLSERFDARYWVDLNGVRLVDGQRDSVSVPSGSSTITLTSTLDNDRIVPWWVAYVRADETIELRATGNATVEAFGQQHVSFPEHERTLLEDRQPVIEAFSAAVSTMEGEYTAGSGPATAGYEIRDAGAEWATVTEDRSNMTLTMHVHNSGSVPVALVPDGFRLDATANDVPLFTASGDALSTDSVDRDAVLAPGETRTVEYTVTMTNENVDDWFLSHIANGESSRLVIDPRLEFAVPETGTSITIPEDGVGYQCQFRTAILEDQESGSNCGSGGSVSAG; this is encoded by the coding sequence ATGGTACTCTCGCTGGCGAAGCGACTCCTCAAGCTCGTCGGCGTGCTGTTCGTTCTCGGCGTCGTGCTGGTCGCGCTCGGTTTCGCGACCGGTATTCTCGGAGTCCCGAGCGTGACGGTCGACGATCCGGGCGAGTGGGGGACGACGACCGAGGAGACGACCGACATAGAGACGACGATCCGCGTCGAGAACCCGAACCCGCTCGGCATCAGCCTCTCCGAGAGGTTCGACGCGCGGTACTGGGTCGACCTCAACGGTGTGCGACTCGTCGACGGCCAGCGCGACTCGGTATCGGTCCCGAGCGGATCGAGCACGATCACGCTCACATCGACGCTCGACAACGACAGGATCGTGCCGTGGTGGGTCGCGTACGTCCGCGCGGACGAGACGATCGAACTGCGCGCCACCGGGAACGCGACGGTCGAGGCGTTCGGACAGCAACACGTCTCGTTCCCGGAGCACGAGCGCACGCTGCTTGAGGACCGCCAGCCCGTGATCGAGGCGTTCTCGGCCGCCGTCTCGACGATGGAAGGCGAATACACGGCCGGGAGTGGACCGGCGACCGCCGGCTATGAAATCCGCGACGCCGGCGCGGAGTGGGCGACAGTGACCGAGGACCGCTCGAACATGACGCTGACGATGCATGTCCACAACTCCGGATCGGTTCCAGTTGCGCTGGTCCCGGACGGGTTCCGACTCGACGCCACGGCCAATGACGTGCCGCTGTTCACCGCAAGCGGGGACGCGCTCTCGACGGACAGCGTCGACAGGGACGCAGTGCTCGCGCCCGGCGAAACCAGGACTGTCGAGTACACGGTGACGATGACCAACGAGAACGTCGACGACTGGTTCCTGAGCCACATCGCCAACGGCGAGTCCTCGCGGCTGGTGATCGACCCTCGGCTGGAGTTCGCCGTTCCGGAAACCGGCACTTCGATCACGATCCCCGAAGACGGCGTCGGCTATCAGTGTCAGTTCCGGACGGCGATCCTCGAAGACCAGGAGAGCGGCTCGAACTGCGGGTCCGGCGGTTCGGTCTCGGCCGGCTGA
- a CDS encoding COG1361 S-layer family protein — protein MGRIGPRNTVAVTLLVVLAATVALVSATGVFAQEIERDGGITRGEPELDVWATEDEVTPGSDSPLEVTIQNNGDLDFGSQAETVLTARGVTIEVEDAGPFESAAGKTGLGRIQDGVSRTVPLELEVPNDIEPGTYDVEVEIEYEYTNRVTSDGRQQRLSESDTHEIEVVVPDEPQFELGAVETDIAPGTTDTASVEIENVGTEPANETRVSFTGAGGVTIDGGASENYLGDLEPGEAATTTVEAAVAESSGAATTSIEAAFTYTDGNGIERQGTSDRARFSLGESQSFSISNLEGTLAVGYDGIVSGTVRNDGPRTVDDAVLIVEPMSDSMVVEDTRYALPEMRPGTTANFSYPTDVTGNADPGDRQVRFTVEYTGSGDTTLQDGPLSERITVNDVSDEFSIGGDRESIRQGESREIVLEITNERPETLSNIDAKLYDDSPFDATDDEAFVSELEPGESAQLQFAVSAERGAPVETHPIELDFEYDTERGDTVLSDTYQYPIDIEASEDDSGGVPTWVLGAAALAVIVVGAAIWSRYR, from the coding sequence ATGGGCCGGATTGGTCCCCGAAACACGGTCGCAGTGACGCTCCTCGTCGTGCTCGCCGCGACCGTTGCCCTCGTCAGTGCGACGGGCGTATTCGCGCAGGAAATAGAACGGGACGGGGGCATAACGCGTGGTGAACCCGAACTGGACGTCTGGGCCACAGAGGACGAAGTGACACCCGGAAGCGACTCGCCACTGGAGGTCACGATACAGAACAACGGGGATCTCGACTTCGGCAGTCAGGCCGAGACCGTCCTCACCGCTCGGGGCGTCACGATCGAGGTCGAGGACGCGGGCCCCTTCGAATCGGCAGCGGGGAAGACCGGCCTCGGCCGGATTCAGGACGGTGTGTCACGGACCGTCCCGCTGGAACTCGAGGTCCCTAATGATATCGAACCCGGCACCTACGACGTCGAGGTCGAAATCGAATACGAGTATACGAACCGGGTGACCAGCGACGGGAGACAACAGCGACTCTCCGAGAGCGATACCCATGAGATCGAAGTCGTCGTGCCCGACGAGCCGCAGTTCGAACTCGGAGCCGTAGAGACCGATATCGCGCCGGGAACGACCGATACCGCGTCGGTCGAGATCGAGAACGTGGGCACGGAACCGGCGAACGAAACGCGGGTCTCCTTTACCGGGGCCGGTGGCGTGACAATCGACGGTGGGGCGAGCGAGAACTACCTCGGCGACCTCGAGCCGGGTGAAGCGGCAACGACGACCGTAGAGGCAGCGGTCGCTGAGTCGAGCGGCGCGGCAACCACGTCCATCGAGGCCGCGTTCACGTACACGGACGGGAACGGAATCGAGCGACAGGGAACGTCAGATCGAGCGCGATTCTCGCTCGGCGAATCGCAGTCGTTCTCGATATCGAACCTGGAAGGGACGCTCGCGGTCGGATACGACGGGATCGTCTCTGGCACGGTCCGCAACGACGGTCCCCGGACTGTCGACGATGCCGTGTTAATCGTGGAGCCGATGAGCGACTCGATGGTCGTCGAAGATACCCGCTATGCACTCCCCGAGATGAGACCCGGAACGACGGCGAACTTCAGCTACCCGACTGACGTCACCGGCAACGCCGACCCGGGCGATCGGCAAGTCCGGTTCACCGTCGAGTACACGGGGAGCGGCGACACGACACTGCAAGACGGGCCACTCTCCGAACGGATCACCGTCAACGACGTGAGCGACGAGTTCTCGATCGGCGGCGACAGGGAGTCGATCCGCCAGGGTGAGTCGCGCGAGATCGTCCTAGAGATAACGAACGAACGCCCCGAGACACTGTCAAACATCGACGCGAAGCTCTACGACGACTCGCCGTTCGATGCCACGGACGACGAGGCGTTCGTCTCCGAACTCGAACCGGGCGAGTCGGCACAGCTCCAGTTTGCTGTCTCGGCTGAGCGCGGCGCGCCCGTCGAGACCCACCCGATAGAACTCGACTTCGAGTACGACACCGAACGCGGTGACACGGTCCTGTCCGACACGTACCAGTATCCGATCGACATCGAAGCGTCCGAAGACGACAGTGGTGGCGTTCCCACCTGGGTTCTCGGAGCCGCGGCCCTGGCCGTGATTGTCGTCGGCGCAGCGATCTGGTCCCGGTATCGATAA
- a CDS encoding efflux RND transporter permease subunit — protein MRESTQPVASESDGDGPERGRRLPTDRISTAITQYSGRVVLAFLLVTVVLAGGMTNGGGQESGTDQFTENLPEQQALDDMEADFRLDGRSEGGSTATLFVSDDRNVLSRQGLLRMVEFQDRAENEDGLRIRSTTSPASLVAQQLDPSAETPDEYRYTIEGATQRELERAIAAADRSRGLPVSTDFTRESVSAKVAQVAMTYDTAPAADTDDELALQTDTVELVNEIDGYESGENVDVFGNAIIDSESQQLLLDTSIVVFPAAALLILILLLLAYRDPVDLVLGLVSLMMTMVWTFGFMGYAGIPFSESFIVVIALLLAVGIDFGIHSINRYREERAKGTDITNSMTASIDQLTGAFLLTTLTTAIGFASNLTSSIGQLRDFGLVSAVGIIFTMLIFGVFLPASKVGLDRLRERFGLPSLGGAPLGSEGSLLSQALTVGVKMARIAPVVVLVSALLVGAGAAAYGTGVEAEFSQESFFPNEDRIEQYEQLPEPFSPGEYTFIAVLDHLEEDFDQGFVGSVTVYVDDPDVRSARGFRDVDRTLDDPPDAIKQERGRADATSIVSITNQQANSDPAFAAKLARADSNGDGLPERDIDKVYDELLESETAREYVTSERDATRIVYQVDKDADETGATRAAAAIAEEMEMDATPTGELVVFSALTDRLTESALVGLVLALLLTAIVLMVAYQWLNGRAIYGVINLIPVVVTVAAIAGSMRYLGISISAFNAPILSVSIGLSVDYTVHFMHRFVDEFESGKDVHDALDVTVRGTGSALTGSMLTTVFGLGVLALALIPLIAEFGILLAMSIFYAYVASILILPSTIVVWDRFGEPIVERVATIRAMR, from the coding sequence ATGCGAGAATCCACACAGCCTGTCGCCAGCGAATCGGACGGCGACGGACCGGAACGCGGGCGTCGGCTTCCCACCGACCGCATCTCGACGGCGATTACCCAGTACTCCGGCCGAGTGGTGCTCGCGTTCCTCCTCGTCACGGTCGTGCTGGCTGGCGGGATGACCAACGGCGGCGGGCAGGAGTCGGGGACCGACCAGTTCACCGAGAACTTGCCCGAACAGCAAGCGCTCGACGATATGGAGGCGGACTTCCGACTCGATGGACGGTCGGAGGGCGGCTCCACGGCAACCCTGTTCGTCAGTGATGATCGGAACGTCCTATCGAGGCAAGGCCTCTTGCGGATGGTCGAGTTTCAGGACCGGGCCGAGAACGAAGACGGACTCCGGATCCGGTCGACGACGAGCCCGGCGTCACTGGTCGCACAGCAACTCGATCCGAGCGCCGAGACGCCCGACGAGTACCGCTATACCATCGAAGGGGCGACACAGCGAGAGCTAGAAAGAGCCATCGCAGCGGCCGATCGAAGCCGTGGGCTGCCGGTGAGTACGGATTTCACACGCGAGTCCGTCTCGGCCAAGGTCGCCCAGGTCGCGATGACCTACGACACCGCCCCGGCCGCGGACACCGACGACGAACTGGCGCTGCAGACCGATACCGTCGAGTTAGTCAACGAGATCGATGGCTACGAATCAGGCGAGAACGTCGACGTCTTCGGCAACGCGATCATCGACAGCGAGAGCCAACAGTTGCTGCTGGATACCTCGATCGTGGTTTTCCCGGCCGCGGCCCTCTTGATCCTCATCCTCCTGCTGTTGGCCTATCGCGATCCGGTTGACCTCGTGCTTGGGCTGGTCTCGCTGATGATGACCATGGTCTGGACGTTTGGATTCATGGGTTACGCTGGGATCCCGTTTTCGGAGTCGTTTATCGTCGTGATCGCACTCCTGCTGGCCGTCGGGATCGACTTCGGCATCCACAGCATCAACCGCTACCGCGAGGAGCGAGCGAAAGGGACGGACATCACGAACTCGATGACTGCGTCGATCGACCAACTGACCGGCGCGTTCCTCCTGACCACTCTGACGACCGCAATCGGGTTCGCATCGAACCTGACGAGTTCGATCGGGCAACTGCGAGACTTCGGGCTCGTCTCGGCCGTCGGAATCATCTTTACGATGTTGATCTTCGGGGTATTCCTTCCCGCCAGCAAAGTCGGACTGGACCGCCTCCGGGAACGGTTCGGCCTTCCATCACTCGGGGGCGCACCTCTGGGAAGCGAGGGATCGCTCCTCAGCCAGGCCCTCACGGTCGGGGTAAAGATGGCCCGTATCGCCCCTGTCGTCGTTCTCGTGAGCGCACTGCTTGTCGGTGCCGGCGCGGCGGCGTACGGAACTGGCGTCGAGGCCGAGTTCTCACAGGAGTCGTTTTTCCCGAACGAGGATCGCATCGAACAGTACGAACAGCTGCCGGAGCCGTTTTCGCCCGGCGAATACACCTTTATCGCGGTGCTCGATCACCTGGAGGAGGACTTTGACCAGGGATTTGTCGGCTCGGTGACCGTGTACGTAGACGATCCGGACGTGCGCTCGGCTCGCGGGTTCCGGGACGTAGATCGCACTCTGGACGATCCGCCGGACGCGATCAAACAAGAGCGAGGTCGGGCGGACGCGACCAGTATCGTCTCGATCACCAATCAACAGGCCAACAGCGATCCCGCGTTCGCAGCCAAACTCGCGCGGGCGGATTCGAACGGCGACGGACTCCCAGAGCGCGATATCGACAAGGTGTATGACGAGCTGCTCGAGAGCGAAACCGCCCGGGAATACGTCACGAGCGAGCGGGACGCGACGCGGATCGTCTATCAAGTCGACAAAGACGCGGACGAGACCGGGGCAACGCGCGCTGCGGCGGCGATCGCCGAAGAGATGGAGATGGACGCGACACCGACCGGCGAGCTCGTCGTCTTCAGCGCGTTGACCGACCGGCTCACTGAATCAGCACTCGTCGGGCTTGTACTCGCGTTGCTGCTGACGGCGATCGTGCTGATGGTCGCCTATCAGTGGCTCAACGGGCGTGCGATATACGGCGTGATCAACCTCATCCCTGTCGTCGTCACGGTCGCGGCGATCGCAGGTTCGATGCGATATCTCGGGATCTCGATCTCGGCGTTCAACGCGCCGATCCTCTCCGTCTCGATCGGGCTGAGCGTCGACTACACGGTCCATTTCATGCACCGATTCGTCGACGAGTTCGAATCCGGCAAGGACGTCCACGACGCACTCGACGTGACCGTCCGCGGCACGGGAAGCGCACTCACGGGCAGTATGCTCACGACTGTGTTCGGATTAGGCGTGCTCGCACTGGCGTTGATCCCCCTGATCGCCGAATTCGGGATCCTACTCGCGATGAGTATCTTCTACGCCTACGTCGCGTCGATACTGATCCTTCCTTCGACTATCGTCGTGTGGGATCGGTTCGGCGAACCGATCGTCGAACGAGTCGCGACAATACGCGCGATGCGGTGA
- the fer gene encoding ferredoxin Fer, which yields MPTVEYLNYEVVDDQDWDIYDDDLFEKAEDADLDEADHGELEVAEGEYILEAAEAQGFDWPFSCRAGACANCASIVREGEVEMDMQQILSDEEVEDKGVRLTCVGTPGSDEVQIVYNAKHLDYLQNRVI from the coding sequence ATGCCCACAGTAGAGTACCTCAACTACGAAGTAGTCGACGACCAGGACTGGGACATTTACGACGACGACCTCTTCGAGAAGGCCGAAGATGCCGACCTCGACGAGGCCGATCACGGTGAACTCGAGGTTGCCGAGGGTGAGTACATCCTCGAGGCCGCCGAAGCACAAGGGTTCGACTGGCCGTTCTCGTGCCGGGCGGGCGCCTGTGCGAACTGTGCGTCGATCGTCCGCGAGGGCGAAGTCGAGATGGACATGCAACAGATCCTCAGCGACGAAGAGGTCGAAGACAAGGGCGTCCGCCTGACCTGCGTCGGCACGCCCGGCAGCGACGAGGTGCAGATCGTATACAACGCCAAGCACCTCGACTACCTGCAGAACCGCGTCATCTAG
- a CDS encoding cold-shock protein, translated as MAKGTVDFFNDTGGYGFIETEDADEDVFFHMEDVGGPDLEEGTELEFDIEQAPKGPRATNVKRLDE; from the coding sequence ATGGCGAAAGGTACGGTTGATTTCTTCAACGACACGGGCGGATACGGCTTTATCGAGACTGAGGACGCGGACGAGGACGTTTTCTTCCACATGGAAGACGTTGGCGGCCCGGACCTTGAGGAAGGCACAGAACTGGAATTCGACATCGAACAGGCCCCCAAAGGCCCGCGCGCGACCAACGTCAAGCGCCTCGACGAGTAG